One genomic segment of Brassica napus cultivar Da-Ae chromosome A3, Da-Ae, whole genome shotgun sequence includes these proteins:
- the LOC106438937 gene encoding uncharacterized protein LOC106438937 isoform X1 translates to MALRGKELEFNLQEWSRKGHFTRETPGSRRFSASSREDRKSSRTTFTISSTLSSPGYSHTDQEIDPSNYSFTSALKALQAKTTYKKNQDWLKPEGVELNSKWNEAEKYICNPLSGEVPMECLSSKTLNSISFRDVSNKSTPLMNFPSNHNLNNSRTSNPNVRIIQEDHVSTNPVLIQEKKVVGLKRDVGVQSAPVSVSLVKTPPTKADDSQDEFALELKAQQEDLKVDEDKKHMMTKENQEEKKKTGRRLFSWMRKRQRQPTKSKCFFLICLIKAF, encoded by the exons ATGGCTTTGCGTGGCAAAGAGCTTGAGTTTAACCTACAAGAATGGAGTCGAAAAGGTCATTTTACTCGTGAAACCCCTGGTTCTAGAAGGTTTTCTGCTTCCTCACGAGAAGATCGCAAGTCTTCTAGAACAACCTTCACCATCTCTAGTACTCTCTCTTCTCCTGGCTACTCCCATACAG ATCAGGAGATTGACCCATCAAATTATTCATTCACTAGTGCACTCAAGG CATTGCAAGCCAAAACAACGTACAAGAAGAATCAAGATTGGTTAAAACCAGAAGGTGTTGAGTTAAACTCGAAATGGAACGAAGCAGAGAAGTACATTTGCAATCCTTTGTCTGGTGAAGTTCCTATGGAGTGTTTGTcgtctaaaaccctaaactcaataTCCTTCAGAGACGTATCCAACAAGTCTACTCCACTCATGAATTTTCCCTCTAATCACAATCTCAACAATTCAAGAACGAGTAATCCCAACGTCAGAATCATTCAAGAGGATCATGTATCCACCAATCCTGTTCTTATTCAAG AAAAGAAAGTTGTGGGGTTGAAACGAGATGTGGGTGTGCAGAGTGCACCGGTAAGTGTTAGCCTGGTGAAGACGCCACCGACGAAAGCTGATGATTCGCAGGACGAGTTTGCACTTGAGTTGAAAGCTCAACAAGAG GATTTGAAGGTAGATGAAGACAAGAAACATATGATGacaaaagaaaatcaagaagagaagaagaaaacaggAAGAAGGTTGTTTTCATGGATGAGAAAAAGGCAAAGGCAACCAACAAAATCCAAATGCTTCTTTCTCATTTGTCTTATCAAAGCTTTTTGA
- the LOC106438937 gene encoding uncharacterized protein LOC106438937 isoform X2 yields MALRGKELEFNLQEWSRKGHFTRETPGSRRFSASSREDRKSSRTTFTISNQEIDPSNYSFTSALKALQAKTTYKKNQDWLKPEGVELNSKWNEAEKYICNPLSGEVPMECLSSKTLNSISFRDVSNKSTPLMNFPSNHNLNNSRTSNPNVRIIQEDHVSTNPVLIQEKKVVGLKRDVGVQSAPVSVSLVKTPPTKADDSQDEFALELKAQQEDLKVDEDKKHMMTKENQEEKKKTGRRLFSWMRKRQRQPTKSKCFFLICLIKAF; encoded by the exons ATGGCTTTGCGTGGCAAAGAGCTTGAGTTTAACCTACAAGAATGGAGTCGAAAAGGTCATTTTACTCGTGAAACCCCTGGTTCTAGAAGGTTTTCTGCTTCCTCACGAGAAGATCGCAAGTCTTCTAGAACAACCTTCACCATCTCTA ATCAGGAGATTGACCCATCAAATTATTCATTCACTAGTGCACTCAAGG CATTGCAAGCCAAAACAACGTACAAGAAGAATCAAGATTGGTTAAAACCAGAAGGTGTTGAGTTAAACTCGAAATGGAACGAAGCAGAGAAGTACATTTGCAATCCTTTGTCTGGTGAAGTTCCTATGGAGTGTTTGTcgtctaaaaccctaaactcaataTCCTTCAGAGACGTATCCAACAAGTCTACTCCACTCATGAATTTTCCCTCTAATCACAATCTCAACAATTCAAGAACGAGTAATCCCAACGTCAGAATCATTCAAGAGGATCATGTATCCACCAATCCTGTTCTTATTCAAG AAAAGAAAGTTGTGGGGTTGAAACGAGATGTGGGTGTGCAGAGTGCACCGGTAAGTGTTAGCCTGGTGAAGACGCCACCGACGAAAGCTGATGATTCGCAGGACGAGTTTGCACTTGAGTTGAAAGCTCAACAAGAG GATTTGAAGGTAGATGAAGACAAGAAACATATGATGacaaaagaaaatcaagaagagaagaagaaaacaggAAGAAGGTTGTTTTCATGGATGAGAAAAAGGCAAAGGCAACCAACAAAATCCAAATGCTTCTTTCTCATTTGTCTTATCAAAGCTTTTTGA
- the LOC106438938 gene encoding 14-3-3-like protein GF14 nu, with protein MSSTREENVYLAKLAEQAERYEEMVEFMEKVAKTVDSEELTVEERNLLSVAYKNVIGARRASWRIISSIEQKEESRGNDDHVALIKDYRVKIETELGKICDGILNLLDSHLVPAASLAESKVFYLKMKGDYHRYLAEFKTGAERKDAAESTLLAYKSAQDIALADLPPTHPIRLGLALNFSVFYYEILNSPDRACSLAKQAFDEAISELDTLGEESYKDSTLIMQLLRDNLTLWTSDLNDEVGGDEIKEASKDEPEEGKQA; from the exons ATGTCGTCTACTCGGGAAGAGAATGTGTACTTGGCTAAGTTAGCCGAACAAGCTGAACGTTACGAGGAGATGGTTGAGTTCATGGAGAAAGTCGCCAAGACTGTTGACTCCGAGGAGCTTACTGTGGAAGAGAGGAACCTCTTGTCCGTTGCTTACAAGAACGTGATTGGTGCAAGGAGAGCTTCGTGGAGGATCATTTCTTCCATTGAACAGAAGGAAGAAAGCAGAGGGAACGATGATCACGTTGCTCTTATCAAGGACTACAGAGTGAAGATTGAAACCGAGCTCGGGAAGATCTGTGATGGGATTTTGAACCTTTTGGATTCTCACCTTGTTCCCGCTGCCTCTTTGGCTGAGTCCAAAGTGTTTTACCTGAAGATGAAGGGAGATTATCATAGGTACCTTGCTGAGTTCAAGACTGGTGCTGAGAGGAAGGATGCTGCTGAGAGCACTCTCTTGGCTTACAAGTCAGCTCAG GATATTGCACTTGCTGATTTACCTCCAACTCATCCGATTAGATTGGGGCTTGCTCTGAACTTCTCTGTCTTCTACTATGAGATTCTCAACTCTCCTGATCGTGCTTGCAGTCTCGCCAAGCAG GCTTTTGATGAAGCAATCTCTGAGCTGGACACATTAGGAGAAGAATCATACAAAGACAGTACACTGATAATGCAACTTCTCCGTGACAATCTGACCCTCTGGACTTCTGACCTCAAT GATGAGGTGGGTGGTGACGAGATCAAGGAGGCGTCAAAAGACGAGCCTGAAGAAGGGAAACAAGCGTAG